GTTCCTAACGACATGACGACAATGCCGTGCTCTCCGGAACTTTCTGCGAAGGCTTCTAAGTCGTCCGGGAGGGCTTTTGCCGGTTTGCATTGGAAGCAACTCATGTAAACGACGTTGGGCATTGTCGGGCGAGGGAACTCGAAGACAAAATCGACTCTCATAAGCCAGATATCGGCTGCCTGGAACAATTCAAAATAGTTCACGTCTGGACCAAAGTAGCGTCTACACAAAGCGCTGTAATGAGGACCTACAACTCCCTTGTAAAAGTACAgtctgaggtggaagaggaCGTTATATACCCTTTGAAAAAACGTCATCTTATCTGTTAACATGGATAAAGGAAAAGGAACGAACGACGCGGGCGAGGGCGCAATCGCAAAATGCGCCTCTCCGTGCACCGTCCAACGGACATTAAAAACCAGCGGTAGGTTCAGATAATGCGCAAGCACGACTCCTCCGCCGTTTGCAGGGTCCGTCAGCATCACGTCATACCCCGCTTCTCTGATGGACTGGATCAGTTTGGGATCCTCGATTATACGGATGACCATTTCGCAGATCTTTCTGTGCATTTCGGAAAACACTGCTCCCATCTCCATGTCCAGACTGATTCGGGTCCAGAAGGGTTTCCCTTCCCGCCGAATCTCTAGCTGCCGGGAGATGAAGGTGCGGAAGAAATCCTCGTCTCCCCCCACGGAGAAGTCGACGTCCAAGGAGTGGTAGTAGGGTGATTGCTCTTTGATGTACCAGCTGTCGGCTGCTCGGATGACCGTGACATGGTGACCTCGATTGTGCAGCTCTTGTATCAGTATATTCATGTTAACCCAGTGGCTGCCATCATGAGGGAACACCAGGACCTTACCGCAGTGGATAGAGCCAATCAAGGTCAGGGTGGTGATGATTTTCCAAATGGTGGCAGACATCGTTTAAGTCATCATCGTGTGAATCGCACAGAACTGAAACAAAGGACACACAAAGGACAGATTTCTAGTAAGAGTTGATTTTTCCTATTTTCCTAAAACTGTATGTCCCAAAGTGTCGTTTTATCCTACAACAATTTCTAAAAGCTAATTATTGTTTAAACATTCACTTTCTTAAAGAATGAGGCAAtatactttttattcatttatcgtTACTATCCAAGAAGCAAGTTAGTTTCTTTCCTCGTTTTCTTCTTTCTTGAAGgtagtaaaacaaacaaaaaaaatgcagcttctCAGGCTAAGAAGaaattggaaaaataaaaacaacaactacaaagTCGTTCCTCTGTCCTGATGGTGTCACAAATcttacagctttatctctgactgttaCGAAGAACTGACACTGGCGTCTCCttccgaacacacacactggaattaAACATCTTGTGCAATAAAACACAGTTTTATTAGTTTATATAAAGCCTCTTTTTGTAAGttgtttctatagaaatgaATTAATGCTTACTTAGTAGTTAGTTAACAAATCAATTATACATCATCCGTGACTTTAAAGGGTTATAAACAGGCAACATATTCGTGTCAGAATTCATTACTAAAAAAGTTGACTTTCTGTCTGCTGTATATCTCAAAGAAGGCAAATCCACAGCCGGGGTGTCGTGAGTCTTTATAATTCATGAACTGTACAGAAGATTATCTTGTTTtcacacttcctggtttccCCTCAGCTCGAGCCTCGCCCCGGTTCACACTCACTGGTTGATTTCTGCACCTGCGTCTTGTCTCGTGAGCTCTCATTAGTTTCTCTAGCCTGACTAAAATTCTGTCCTCGTCCGTCCCTCGGGAAATCGTCTGTTTGTTGAGTTCTATTGCTTAGTCCCTCTGTTCCTTTGTTTTCTGCTTCCTATTGCACAGTCTAGCTTATTGTTTTTGCTTTCtagctttatttatgtttatcttCTAAGGTCCTGTGTCTacctctgtgtttattatgaaCAGGTTTTTCTGGACTTTGATTCATCCGCTCTGATCTAGCAGTTTCTCCGGTTTCCTCACACCTCCCAAAAAAATCAGCAGTAGGTGGACTGGCGAGTTTAAATTGCACTC
The sequence above is drawn from the Hemibagrus wyckioides isolate EC202008001 linkage group LG04, SWU_Hwy_1.0, whole genome shotgun sequence genome and encodes:
- the ugt5f1 gene encoding UDP glucuronosyltransferase 5 family, polypeptide F1, with the protein product MSATIWKIITTLTLIGSIHCGKVLVFPHDGSHWVNMNILIQELHNRGHHVTVIRAADSWYIKEQSPYYHSLDVDFSVGGDEDFFRTFISRQLEIRREGKPFWTRISLDMEMGAVFSEMHRKICEMVIRIIEDPKLIQSIREAGYDVMLTDPANGGGVVLAHYLNLPLVFNVRWTVHGEAHFAIAPSPASFVPFPLSMLTDKMTFFQRVYNVLFHLRLYFYKGVVGPHYSALCRRYFGPDVNYFELFQAADIWLMRVDFVFEFPRPTMPNVVYMSCFQCKPAKALPDDLEAFAESSGEHGIVVMSLGTLVGQLPDDIANEMAAALAKLPQKVIWRYPGKKPSTLGNNTILRDWLPQNDLLGHPKTKLFVSHGGTNGILEAIYHSTPIVGLPLVFDQHDNLSRMKAKGVARVLDIVTINQNVFLQAIQEVINEPSYTINMKKLSRLIRDTPIQPLDNAMFWIEFVMRHRGATHLRTESYKMPWYAYHSVDVVAFLVSVASGTVLLIFAVVRYVCCRACRRKRVKQD